Genomic DNA from Desulfonema ishimotonii:
AGCCGGGCGATTTATTCTCCGGCACTCGGATTCCGGCCTTTTCAGACCGGTTCTTCCAAAAGCGGATCAGTTTTTAACAGGCTTCAGCCTGTTTTTCGGATTCAGCCCGGAAATTCATTTCCGGGCGACACGCCGGTCCGCGTCCCGGCGGCCGGGGAATAAATTCCCCGGCTCAATTACCCGAAACTTGCTGAAGCGGGTTGAGCCGATGTTAACAGACTTCGACATAAGGCCTGAAAAACTGTTTACGATGATTCACATTTGCCAAACCGGGCAATTGGCTTATATTATGAGAATATCATATTGTCCGTTGGGCAATTCGAGCTGAACGATTCGGATTTCGCCGTGATTTTCCCTCTCTCCCACCATCCCCTTTCATCATACCGGCCTGCGCCCCGTGCTTCCGACACGCCAGGTTGTGACCGGAGGAGCAGCTCCGATCCGGCGGCTTATTTTTAATGCTGCGTCTGCTTTGAAACCTGTGATTTTTTTCCTCATGAGAGTGCATTTGAGAAATGCACCCAAATTGCGGATTATATAAAATAACATTTTGAAATCCTTTTTTTTAAAACACGCCCTTTCAGGGCTCATCTCTTTTTTATTCTTTTCCCAGGCCGTTGGCCTGGGCTTTATGAATTCGCCCCTTCGGGGCTAAGGAATGAGGATTTTATTATTTTTAATTTTCCCGTAGGGGCAGGCCCCCGTGCCCGCACTGTCCGGGTAAGCACAGGGACTTGCCCCTGCGATCCGAGCAAGTTAGGGATGCAGAAAAAAAACAAATGTACCACAATGATAATTCCCTTATCCCTGTAAAAGGTCAGCCAAATGGGCCTGCCTCCACGGTAGGTGGGAAATTATTTCTTGCCGCGTCCCCAAGTGTCGTTGCGGGGATAATCGCCTGCCGCCAGTTCCATAGAACAAAGGAGAATACAATGAAAACTGCGGAAGATATTGTTCTGGAAAAAAACAAGGAGATGGTCTGCGTGCCATCTGATCTGACGATTCGTGAAACGCTGCGCCGGATGGTGAACAGCAAAATCGGCGCAATACTGGTCAGAGAAAAAAACGCCATCGTCGGTATCTGGACCGAGCGGGATCTGATGCGGAACATGGTAATGCCGGGATTCAACCCGGACACGGACCGGATCGGCGATTTTATGACCGCCCCGGTCCGCAGCGTCCCCTCTGACACACCGCTGCTCAGACTCAAGGAGATGTTCATCGGCCTGTTTATCCGCCATCTCCTTGTGGAAAAGGCCGGAAAATACATCGGCCTGCTCTCCATCGGCGACATACTCCGGGCCAGTCTGCTGGAAAAAGACCGGCAGATCAAAGAACTGAACGCCATCGCCAGCTGGGAATATTATGAAAACTGGGGATGGGACCGTCAGAAAAAACAGCCCTGAAATCAGCGAGCAGCAGGCGGTTGCCTCTTGACAAAAAATGGTTCTACAGTTTATACATGAATGATAAGTGAATAAAAGAAATTCAGGCATCGTACCTTTCTATTACTTTGCCCCCTGTTTTCAAACCATCCACTGTCTGAAGACAGCCTGCCGGAGGAGAAATTGTGCAACCCATCACCCACACAGGCGCATTATCCCCCTGGGCGCCGGGCATTTTCAGCCTGACCGTTTTCACTGTCGCCATCCTGATACTGATCTCCGTCCTTCTCTTCCTCTCCGCCTGGCTGGGCGAAAAAAAGCCCGGATCTGAAAAGGGCAGGCCTTACGAAAGCGGGATCATCCCCACCGGAACGGCCCGCCTGCGCTATCCGGTCCCCTTCTTTATGGTCGCCATTTTCTTTCTCATCTTTGACGTGGAAGGGGCCTATCTCTTTTCATGGGCGATCGCCTGCGAAAGCCTGGGGTGGGCCGGGTGGATGCAGATCTCTTTTTTCATCTTCGTACTCATTCTCGGACTGATTTACATCTGGGTAAAGGGAGGACTGGCGTGGGGACCGACATCGAAAAGAGAATAAACGCCCTTTCCACAACGCTTGACCCGCTGATCAACTGGGCACGCTCCCGCAGCCTGTGGCCCATGTTTTTCGGCCTCTCCTGCTGCTTTGTGGAAGAAGCGACCGCCATCACATCCCGTTACGATATCGCCCGATTCGGCGCGGAAGTCTTCCGCCCATCCCCCCGGCAGGCCGACCTGCTCATCATCTCCGGAACCGTATTCAAAAAAATCGCCCCGGTGGTTCTCCGCCTTTACGAACAGATGGCCGAACCCAAATGGGTCATCTCAATGGGTTCCTGCGCCAACACCGGCGGCATGTACGACGCCTACAGCGTGGTGCAGGGCGTGAACCAGATTCTGCCGGTGGATGTCTATATTCCCGGATGTCCGCCCCGGCCCGAAGCCGTGCTTCAGGGCCTGACCCTCCTCCAGGAAAAGGTCATGTCCGAGCGACCGACCCGCGCCATCTTTCATTTCGGTGGCGGAACCCAGGGCACCCGGACGCCCGTGCTGGCCGATGGCCGGACCAAATCCCGCGATCCGCGCGGACCGGGCATGGAAGGAACCGCCATCCGGGGCACATCGGTCACGCCCCCCTTTTTCGAAGAGAGCCGCTCCGATCTCATGTGGACCCCGCCCGCCGCCCGGATTGAGCTGAGCGAGCCGGACCGGGGGCTTGCCCATGCGGTGGGGCAGCGCTTCGGGGACGCGGTTCGGCAGACCGCCCACACGTCGGACATGCTCACCTTCGAGGTGGGAAAAGGGCGCGTCAGAGAGGTGCTGCGGTTTCTCAAAACAGAAAACCGATTTCGCAGGCTGGAGGATCTGACGGCCATTGACGAGTCCGCCCGCCGGAAACGCGACCGATACCCGGATTACACGCTGGTCTACAGCCTGCTCTCCCTTGACACCGCCTCCCGCGTGCGCCTGAAGGTGCCCCTGCGCGGGGAAACCCCTGAAACGGAAACCGTGACCGACATCTGGCCCGCCGCCAACTGGTACGAGCGAGAGGTGTTTGATATGTTCGGGGTCCGGTTTGAGGGGCATCCCAACCTGCGGCGGATTCTCATGCCCCATGACTGGGAGGGCCATCCCCTGCGAAAATCCCACCCCGGACGCGCCACG
This window encodes:
- a CDS encoding CBS domain-containing protein: MKTAEDIVLEKNKEMVCVPSDLTIRETLRRMVNSKIGAILVREKNAIVGIWTERDLMRNMVMPGFNPDTDRIGDFMTAPVRSVPSDTPLLRLKEMFIGLFIRHLLVEKAGKYIGLLSIGDILRASLLEKDRQIKELNAIASWEYYENWGWDRQKKQP
- a CDS encoding NADH-quinone oxidoreductase subunit A; translation: MQPITHTGALSPWAPGIFSLTVFTVAILILISVLLFLSAWLGEKKPGSEKGRPYESGIIPTGTARLRYPVPFFMVAIFFLIFDVEGAYLFSWAIACESLGWAGWMQISFFIFVLILGLIYIWVKGGLAWGPTSKRE